The following proteins are co-located in the Solanum pennellii chromosome 1, SPENNV200 genome:
- the LOC107008995 gene encoding pentatricopeptide repeat-containing protein At3g48810, with protein sequence MYLKEGCSLLLKVQKRSLPLILNNVNASFNVDQFNGGKTPVELKEFDVLKRLKYEENISNALEYFKWVANSTFFKHTPLTYKVMMEKLGQHQEMDSVQYLLQQMKLEGISCSEDIFISVIDSYRRGNAAEQALKTFYRIQDFGCKPTVRIYNHLLDALLSENRFHMINPIYNNMKKDGVVPNVYTYNILLKALCKNNRVDGALKLLVEMSNKVCSPDEVSYTTIVSSLCKFGKVREAREVAMRFTPTVPVYNALINGLCKEYNTKEAVDLLNEMAYKGVDPNVITYTTLLNAFADQGNIGLSFAMLSKMFVSGCSPNIHSFTCLIKGNSLLGQWYEALHVWDGMIKEGILPNVIAYNALLHGLCLAGNTNMALSVYSAMETSDCLPNSTTYSTLIDGFAKSGDVIKASEIWNRMINHGCHPNVVVYTCMVDVLCRNFMFEQAYSLLDDMVIENCPPNTITFNTFIKGLCCSGRIEWAVMLYYQMERFGCSGNTTTYNELLDGLFKCNNLTVALQLVREMEEKNIEFNLVTYNTIASGLCHMGMLEEAVKLVAKMLVRGIRPDVLTFNILMNAYCKGGKVESAKQLLNAMSQVGLRPGFISYTCLIDGLCSWVGLEAAICCLQKMINDGIPPKISTWNVLVRHLFSKIGYGSALEYLDSILAAD encoded by the coding sequence ATGTACTTGAAAGAAGGATGTTCCTTATTGTTGAAAGTCCAAAAAAGGTCTCTTCCTTTAATCCTCAACAATGTAAATGCAAGTTTCAATGTTGATCAATTTAATGGTGGTAAAACTCCCGTTGAGCTCAAAGAATTTGATGTATTAAAGAGAttgaaatatgaagaaaatatttcaaatgctTTAGAGTATTTCAAATGGGTTGCTAATTCAACATTTTTCAAGCACACCCCTTTAACATATAAAGTAATGATGGAAAAACTTGGGCAACACCAGGAGATGGATAGTGTTCAATACCTCTTGCAACAGATGAAATTAGAAGGTATTAGTTGTTCCGAAGATATATTTATCAGTGTGATTGATTCGTATAGGAGAGGTAACGCAGCAGAGCAAGCATTGAAGACATTCTACAGGATACAGGATTTTGGGTGTAAGCCTACAGTTAGGATATATAATCATCTGTTAGATGCTTTGCTTAGTGAGAATAGGTTTCACATGATTAatcctatttataataacatGAAGAAAGATGGGGTTGTTCCCAATGTGTATACTTATAACATTCTTTTGAAAGCATTGTGCAAGAATAATAGGGTAGATGGAGCTCTGAAGTTACTCGTGGAAATGTCGAACAAGGTGTGTTCTCCTGATGAAGTGAGCTATACAACAATTGTGTCTTCCTTGTGTAAGTTTGGTAAAGTAAGAGAAGCCAGAGAAGTAGCCATGAGATTCACTCCCACTGTTCCTGTTTATAATGCTCTGATAAATGGGCTTTGTAAGGAATATAATACTAAGGAGGCAGTTGATTTGTTGAATGAGATGGCTTACAAGGGAGTTGATCCTAATGTCATCACGTACACTAcccttttaaatgcatttgCTGACCAAGGAAATATTGGTCTTTCTTTTGCTATGCTGAGTAAGATGTTTGTTAGTGGCTGTTCTCCAAATATTCATTCGTTTACTTGTTTGATTAAGGGAAATTCATTATTGGGACAATGGTATGAAGCTCTTCATGTGTGGGATGGTATGATCAAAGAGGGAATTTTGCCCAATGTTATAGCATATAATGCACTTCTCCATGGTCTGTGTTTGGCTGGTAATACGAATATGGCTCTGTCTGTTTATAGTGCAATGGAAACAAGTGACTGCCTTCCAAATTCGACAACCTACAGCACCCTCATTGATGGATTTGCCAAATCCGGAGATGTGATTAAAGCATCTGAGATATGGAATAGGATGATAAATCATGGTTGCCATCCAAATGTTGTTGTATATACATGTATGGTTGATGTACTCTGCAGGAATTTCATGTTTGAACAAGCTTACAGTCTTCTAGATGACATGGTAATAGAAAATTGCCCACCAAATACCATTACTTTTAACACATTTATCAAAGGTTTGTGTTGTAGTGGTAGAATTGAATGGGCAGTGATGCTATATTATCAAATGGAAAGATTTGGTTGCTCAGGTAATACTACCACATATAATGAGTTGTTGGATGGGTTGTTCAAATGTAACAACCTGACGGTAGCACTTCAGCTTGTTAGGGAAATggaggaaaaaaatattgaatttaatttagTCACGTACAACACTATAGCATCTGGTCTCTGCCATATGGGGATGCTTGAGGAAGCCGTAAAACTTGTGGCAAAAATGCTGGTTAGGGGAATTAGACCTGATGTTCTCACGTTCAACATACTTATGAATGCGTACTGTAAGGGTGGTAAGGTTGAATCTGCAAAACAACTTCTGAATGCTATGAGTCAAGTCGGCTTGCGTCCAGGTTTCATATCCTATACCTGTCTGATAGATGGACTGTGCAGTTGGGTTGGTCTGGAAGCTGCAATCTGTTGCCTCCAGAAGATGATAAATGATGGCATTCCACCCAAGATATCGACATGGAATGTTCTGGTCCGTCATTTGTTTAGCAAGATTGGCTATGGAAGTGCACTAGAATATCTAGATAGTATATTGGCAGCAGACTGA